From a region of the Thiorhodovibrio winogradskyi genome:
- a CDS encoding DUF4194 domain-containing protein, with protein sequence MAADPPAVAPFSDEQDIQARDSLSPVVIHLLKGVIYQDSDPHLWNDLLALQARVRDYVSVLRLELTIDEAEGHAFLRARPDDENGDGGAGIGGAGTAAGSDLKAPRLIARRPLSFPVSLLLALLRKKLAEFDASGGETRLILTQEEILDLIRVFLPDTSNEARLVDQTDKHINKVIELGFLRRLRAGSGGESGTSSAKGGKSSSGGPYEVRRILKAYVDAQWLSELDNRLAEYRDQLRAPEDETPDD encoded by the coding sequence ATGGCTGCAGATCCGCCGGCCGTGGCGCCCTTCTCTGACGAGCAAGACATCCAGGCCCGCGACAGCCTGTCTCCTGTGGTGATCCATCTGCTCAAGGGCGTCATCTATCAAGACAGCGACCCACACCTGTGGAACGACCTGCTCGCGCTACAAGCCCGGGTGCGCGACTATGTCAGCGTCTTGCGGCTCGAGCTGACCATCGACGAGGCCGAGGGCCATGCCTTTCTGCGCGCGCGCCCGGATGACGAGAATGGCGACGGCGGCGCGGGCATTGGGGGTGCTGGAACCGCCGCTGGCAGCGACCTCAAAGCCCCGCGCCTGATCGCCCGTCGCCCCTTGTCCTTTCCCGTCAGCCTGCTGCTTGCCCTGCTGCGCAAGAAGCTGGCTGAGTTCGACGCCTCCGGTGGCGAGACGCGGCTCATCCTGACGCAGGAGGAGATTCTCGACCTCATCCGCGTCTTCCTGCCCGACACCAGCAACGAGGCACGCTTGGTCGATCAGACCGACAAGCACATCAACAAGGTGATCGAGCTAGGTTTTTTGCGCCGCCTGCGCGCCGGTTCGGGCGGTGAGTCGGGCACAAGCAGCGCGAAAGGCGGCAAGTCATCCAGCGGGGGGCCCTACGAAGTGCGGCGCATTTTGAAAGCCTACGTCGATGCCCAATGGCTGTCGGAACTGGACAATCGCCTGGCCGAGTACCGCGACCAGCTGCGCGCGCCCGAGGACGAAACGCCCGATGACTGA
- a CDS encoding Wadjet anti-phage system protein JetD domain-containing protein encodes MSKAWTTPADLRARVRKRWDRGELLAPLAQPDPVDPADQAAMSAARTSPAEPDDQPSDHPYLDPQQRSVRFPWRLPLRGPSSSELSDRFEEVRAWIAALHAMPHLRVEVRELRHRVLGSNRIPVAAWIDSLEDALALIGTGAQARRFRALVAEIRPRQPGLLPWLARRPLRALELESEIPALLAILEWMQAHPRPGLYPRQVDLPGVHTKFIEGHRQVLSEWLDLTLPAAAIDTSARGAAGFARRYGLREKPPRIRLRLLDPSQALLPALEQADLTLDATSLARLAPAASRVFITENEINFLAFPPLADALVIFGSGYGFEQLHALDWLHQRQLWYWGDIDTHGFAILDQVRAHFPRTRSLLMDSDTLFAFEPLWGTETDQCTRDLPRLTQAEATLYNALRDNRIRPGLRLEQERIGFGWVMERLRALDGTE; translated from the coding sequence ATGAGCAAAGCCTGGACCACGCCGGCGGACCTGCGCGCCCGGGTGCGCAAGCGCTGGGATCGCGGCGAACTGCTGGCGCCTTTGGCACAGCCAGACCCTGTGGACCCAGCGGATCAAGCAGCCATGAGCGCGGCGCGGACCAGCCCGGCGGAACCGGACGATCAGCCCAGCGACCATCCATACCTGGATCCGCAACAGCGCTCTGTGAGATTCCCCTGGCGCCTGCCGCTGCGCGGACCCAGCTCGAGCGAACTCAGCGACCGGTTCGAGGAGGTCCGCGCCTGGATTGCCGCGCTGCACGCCATGCCGCATCTGCGAGTGGAAGTCCGCGAACTGCGCCACCGGGTGCTGGGCAGCAACCGGATCCCGGTCGCGGCCTGGATCGATTCGCTTGAAGATGCCCTGGCGTTGATTGGCACCGGGGCCCAGGCGCGGCGTTTCCGCGCCCTGGTTGCCGAGATCCGCCCGCGCCAACCCGGCCTCCTGCCCTGGCTCGCCCGACGCCCGCTGCGCGCGCTGGAACTGGAATCGGAGATCCCCGCCCTGCTCGCCATTCTCGAGTGGATGCAAGCCCATCCTCGTCCCGGCCTCTATCCGCGCCAGGTCGACCTGCCCGGCGTGCATACCAAGTTCATCGAAGGCCACCGCCAAGTGCTGAGCGAATGGCTCGACCTGACCCTGCCCGCCGCGGCCATCGATACCAGCGCTCGTGGTGCCGCCGGTTTCGCCCGCCGCTATGGCCTGCGCGAGAAACCGCCGCGGATTCGCCTGCGCCTGCTGGACCCCTCCCAGGCGCTGTTGCCAGCGCTCGAGCAGGCCGACCTCACGCTAGATGCCACAAGCCTCGCGCGCCTGGCGCCGGCGGCCAGCCGGGTGTTTATCACCGAGAACGAAATCAACTTCCTTGCCTTCCCACCGCTCGCCGATGCATTGGTGATCTTTGGCTCCGGCTACGGCTTCGAGCAACTGCATGCCCTTGACTGGCTGCACCAGCGCCAACTCTGGTACTGGGGCGATATCGACACCCATGGTTTCGCCATTCTGGATCAAGTGCGCGCGCATTTTCCGCGCACCCGATCCCTGCTGATGGACAGCGACACCCTCTTCGCCTTCGAGCCCCTCTGGGGCACGGAAACAGATCAATGCACCCGCGACCTACCCCGCCTGACCCAAGCCGAAGCCACGCTCTACAACGCACTGCGCGACAACCGCATCCGCCCAGGCCTGCGCTTGGAGCAGGAACGCATTGGTTTTGGCTGGGTGATGGAGCGATTGCGCGCGCTTGACGGCACGGAATGA
- a CDS encoding serine/threonine-protein kinase produces the protein MGRQASASALPPGTQLRELRIREHLGGGGSGLVYLADHSLLGATYVVKEFLPRELATRAGDGRVAPLPGKEQQFEHLRKKFLQESRMLQELARPRPHPNLVIIADAFQENGTVYLCMVHEASNTLGDFLAGKPKLDEARISAWLFPLLDGLAHAHARNIWHRDIKPSNILLRDDGSPLLIDFGAARWVHPDSEKTLIRQMTPQFAAPEQVRHGEVGPWTDIYGMAATWYFALTGQPPMQRPPPDGWQAPYLERCGERFLNAIGAGLAFESEDRPRSIAAWLALFGVAPSSAVAAGLRPAKPVDIKPRTNATWGMDTEAITQLGGAFDPSDAEPVDAETDQRPRAAAPLSEAKQARQDWRLALLLMAGLVATLLAALGLFFWLKA, from the coding sequence ATGGGTCGACAAGCTTCCGCGAGTGCACTGCCGCCGGGCACTCAATTGCGTGAGTTGCGTATTCGCGAGCATCTCGGCGGCGGTGGTTCGGGTCTGGTCTATCTCGCGGACCACAGCCTGCTGGGTGCCACCTATGTGGTCAAGGAATTCCTGCCGCGCGAACTGGCCACTCGCGCGGGTGACGGCCGGGTCGCGCCCCTGCCGGGCAAGGAGCAGCAGTTCGAGCATTTGCGCAAGAAGTTCCTGCAGGAAAGCCGCATGCTGCAGGAACTTGCCCGGCCGCGCCCCCATCCTAATCTGGTTATCATCGCCGACGCCTTCCAGGAAAATGGCACCGTCTATCTGTGCATGGTCCATGAGGCCTCCAACACCCTGGGGGATTTTCTCGCCGGCAAGCCCAAACTGGACGAGGCGCGCATCAGCGCCTGGCTATTTCCGCTGCTCGATGGCCTGGCTCATGCCCACGCGCGCAATATTTGGCATCGCGACATCAAGCCGAGCAACATTCTATTGCGCGACGATGGCAGTCCGCTGCTAATCGACTTCGGCGCCGCGCGTTGGGTGCATCCCGACAGCGAAAAGACCCTGATTCGCCAGATGACGCCCCAGTTCGCCGCGCCCGAACAGGTGCGCCATGGTGAAGTCGGCCCCTGGACCGACATCTACGGCATGGCCGCGACCTGGTATTTCGCCCTGACTGGACAGCCACCCATGCAGCGCCCGCCGCCGGATGGCTGGCAGGCACCCTATCTGGAGCGCTGCGGCGAGCGCTTCCTGAACGCCATCGGCGCGGGGCTTGCATTCGAGTCAGAGGATCGTCCGCGGAGCATCGCGGCCTGGTTGGCGCTCTTTGGTGTCGCGCCAAGCTCAGCGGTCGCCGCCGGGTTGCGTCCCGCCAAGCCCGTGGACATCAAGCCTCGCACCAACGCGACTTGGGGCATGGATACCGAAGCCATTACGCAACTCGGTGGTGCCTTTGACCCCAGTGATGCGGAACCCGTGGACGCTGAAACAGATCAACGGCCGCGCGCGGCAGCGCCTTTATCGGAGGCAAAGCAAGCACGCCAGGACTGGCGGCTGGCGCTGTTGCTCATGGCTGGACTGGTGGCCACCCTGCTCGCGGCTCTGGGGCTGTTTTTCTGGTTGAAGGCCTGA
- the lptM gene encoding LPS translocon maturation chaperone LptM encodes MTIRPPAHSYPPRLPATPGTFARAGLFFLLVVVLSACGQKGDLYLPDPKAPKVPAPDPLSQS; translated from the coding sequence ATGACAATCAGGCCCCCCGCGCACTCCTATCCGCCAAGGTTACCCGCAACCCCTGGCACCTTTGCGCGGGCGGGTCTGTTTTTCCTGCTGGTGGTGGTGCTCTCGGCCTGCGGCCAAAAGGGCGATCTCTATCTGCCCGACCCCAAGGCGCCGAAGGTGCCCGCACCCGACCCACTCAGCCAGTCGTAA
- a CDS encoding MFS transporter, with the protein MNDSPPYRIGPIQLAPGVLPRHGWSFFVAGFLSIGLMTFINVGQTYVLNEHLGVPEAEQGGISGNLVFLTEIVTLLCFLPAGILIDRIGRRSIYAIGFLMLALTYLLYPLAQSVDALFYFRAIYGLGVVAVAGALSTVLVDYPAEASRGKMVALIGVLSGLGIVFTNQGFGAMPEALIKAGYSGELAGLYTHLMVAGLCMLAAVLVMLGLRPGIPTHRDERPSVMALFKGGFAAARNPRVALAYSAAFIARGDQSVNAIFLILWGTLAGKAAGMDAGEAVKNGTLIFVIAQISALVWAPILGPLMDRIDRVSALALCMVLAAIGNLSLLLLDDPLAGHGIIFYILLGIGQISVFLGGQSLIGQEAPPESRGSVLGAFNISGAVGILLITLVGGHLFDAIDPRAPFVVVGAINILLFFACLGVRLRTGPMLARA; encoded by the coding sequence ATGAATGACAGTCCACCCTATCGTATTGGCCCCATCCAGCTTGCACCAGGTGTTCTGCCGCGCCATGGCTGGAGCTTTTTCGTCGCTGGTTTTCTGTCCATTGGATTAATGACCTTCATCAACGTTGGTCAGACCTATGTGCTGAACGAACATCTTGGAGTGCCGGAAGCGGAGCAAGGCGGGATCAGCGGCAATCTGGTGTTCTTGACCGAGATCGTTACCCTGCTGTGCTTTCTTCCCGCGGGGATTCTGATTGACCGCATCGGGCGGCGTTCCATTTATGCCATCGGGTTTCTGATGTTGGCGCTGACTTACCTGCTTTATCCTCTGGCGCAGTCGGTTGACGCGCTCTTTTATTTTCGTGCCATCTATGGTCTTGGCGTGGTCGCTGTCGCCGGCGCCCTGTCAACCGTGCTGGTCGATTATCCAGCCGAGGCATCGCGTGGCAAAATGGTCGCGCTCATCGGCGTGCTGAGTGGCTTGGGAATCGTTTTCACCAATCAGGGTTTTGGCGCCATGCCCGAGGCACTGATCAAGGCTGGCTACAGCGGAGAGCTGGCCGGGCTTTACACCCACCTGATGGTCGCGGGGCTCTGCATGCTGGCGGCGGTGTTGGTCATGCTGGGGCTCAGACCGGGTATCCCGACCCACCGCGATGAGCGGCCTTCGGTCATGGCCTTGTTCAAGGGCGGATTCGCGGCGGCGCGCAATCCGCGTGTGGCCTTGGCCTATAGCGCGGCTTTTATCGCGCGCGGCGATCAGTCCGTCAATGCCATCTTCCTGATCCTCTGGGGCACCCTGGCCGGCAAGGCCGCGGGCATGGACGCGGGAGAGGCGGTGAAAAATGGCACCCTGATTTTCGTCATCGCACAGATTTCCGCCCTGGTGTGGGCGCCCATTCTCGGTCCACTCATGGACCGCATCGATCGGGTCAGCGCCTTGGCCCTGTGCATGGTCCTGGCGGCGATTGGGAATCTATCCTTGCTGCTGCTGGATGACCCACTGGCTGGTCATGGGATTATTTTTTATATCCTGCTGGGTATTGGCCAGATTAGCGTGTTCTTGGGTGGGCAGTCGCTGATCGGGCAGGAAGCCCCGCCGGAAAGTCGCGGTTCAGTGCTGGGGGCGTTTAACATCTCGGGCGCGGTCGGTATTTTGCTGATCACCTTGGTCGGCGGGCATCTATTCGACGCCATCGATCCGCGCGCGCCATTTGTCGTGGTGGGCGCCATTAATATTCTGCTGTTTTTCGCTTGCCTGGGCGTGCGGTTGCGTACCGGCCCGATGCTGGCGCGCGCTTAA
- a CDS encoding NHLP leader peptide family RiPP precursor, producing the protein MADLAETLKDEGMEVPEGIRVQVVENTAQVFNLVIPARPTELSDKELEVVGGGFFHGRLANGFYCGISI; encoded by the coding sequence TTGGCCGACCTGGCCGAAACCCTCAAAGACGAGGGGATGGAAGTGCCCGAGGGCATTCGAGTGCAGGTAGTGGAGAACACGGCACAGGTCTTTAATCTGGTGATTCCCGCCCGGCCTACAGAGCTCTCAGATAAAGAGTTGGAAGTAGTGGGTGGGGGGTTTTTCCATGGCCGTCTGGCTAACGGTTTTTATTGCGGCATATCGATATGA
- a CDS encoding ATP-binding protein produces MTEPIPGVASASASASVPIPAPAPAPAASPAPENLALDFTGDDRLAGFRLQRLEVFNWGTFDQRVWTLHAHGRNTLVTGDIGSGKSTLVDAITTLLVPAQRVAYNKAAGADARERSLRSYVLGHYKSERSEATGNAKPVALRAPGSYSVILGVFHNASYDKTATLAQVFWLAEPQGQPSRFFVGAERTLSIAEDFAHFGNEMPKLKKQLKAKGAEINDSFPRYGAWFRRVMSINNEQALELFHQTVSMKSVGNLTDFVRAHMLEPFAVGERITALIRHFDDLNRAHEAVLKAKQQIALLTPLVANWEQHQRLGAELDKLRACREALGSYIASLKVEHLDARRAELREEIDRRATRIARLDEQLQGLRHQEFELKRQIAENGGDRIERLRQLIDEKAHERDQRRDKATHYERLLATIDQVQARDADSFLTQRQGFQALREHDEAREAELQNQLTDLSFNLRKIRDEHSALSEELDSLRARPTNIPSPQIKLRQTLCDALRLDPDRLPYAGELLQVREHARDWEGAAERLLRNFGLSLLVPDAEYARIADWVDGTDLRGRLVYYRVRLGPAGTLPELHPDSLVRKLDIKPESPFYPWLEAQLARRFDLACCQTQEQFRRETRAITRAGQIKGGSERHEKDDRHALLDRSRYVLGWTNAAKIRALEDRQQALEHSIAERGAEVARIQTRQAELRTRLNALSRLEEYRDFRELDWAASALELERLKEEKQALESASDLLRALEQQLKELQQRITDSNHQRDVQKDKRSRAETKLEATEQARTAAEAQVQAGTTAGHAAHFPALDARRAELLPDQPLTIENADQQERDLRAWHQSRIDNQTKRMNSLRDRVTQAMTDYRHAYQLETSEVDASIEAGFEYQRMLRELEADDLPRFEARFKELLNENTIREVASFQSQLARERETIRERIDRINASLSQIDYQRGRYIRLEAQPTTDADVRDFQHQLRSCTEDALTGSEDNQYSEKKFLQVRDIIDRFRGRDGQSESDRRWTTKVTDVRNWFTFAASERWREDDQEYEHYSDSGGKSGGQKEKLAYTILAASLAYQFGLEWGAVRSKSFRFVVIDEAFGRGSDESAQYGLRLFSELNLQLLIVTPLQKIHIIEPYVASVGFVHNEDGRASKIRNLSIEEYRAEKARHSGQVPNSSPALAPSGSLDQGAGLGHGISPTQPAAQPADQLAPQSTDSPA; encoded by the coding sequence ATGACTGAACCGATCCCCGGCGTGGCGTCTGCCTCAGCCTCAGCGTCAGTACCAATCCCAGCTCCAGCTCCGGCTCCGGCCGCCTCTCCCGCCCCGGAAAACCTCGCCCTCGACTTCACCGGGGACGACCGCCTGGCCGGCTTTCGCCTGCAACGGCTGGAAGTCTTCAACTGGGGCACCTTCGATCAGCGCGTCTGGACCCTGCATGCCCATGGCCGCAACACCCTGGTCACCGGCGACATCGGCTCGGGCAAGTCCACCCTGGTCGATGCCATCACCACTCTGCTGGTCCCGGCCCAACGCGTGGCCTATAACAAGGCCGCCGGGGCCGATGCGCGCGAGCGCTCGCTGCGTTCCTATGTGCTCGGCCACTACAAATCCGAGCGCAGTGAGGCCACCGGCAATGCCAAACCGGTGGCCTTGCGCGCGCCGGGCAGCTACTCGGTGATCCTCGGCGTCTTCCATAACGCCAGTTACGACAAGACCGCCACCCTAGCGCAGGTGTTCTGGCTGGCCGAGCCTCAAGGACAGCCTTCACGCTTTTTTGTCGGAGCCGAGCGCACATTGTCCATTGCCGAGGATTTCGCCCACTTCGGCAACGAAATGCCTAAGCTCAAAAAGCAGCTCAAGGCCAAAGGCGCCGAGATCAACGACAGCTTCCCGCGCTACGGCGCTTGGTTTCGGCGCGTGATGAGCATCAACAACGAGCAGGCGCTGGAGCTGTTTCATCAAACGGTGTCGATGAAATCAGTCGGCAATCTGACCGACTTCGTCCGCGCCCACATGCTCGAGCCCTTCGCGGTCGGCGAGCGCATCACGGCGCTGATTAGGCATTTCGATGACTTAAACCGCGCGCACGAGGCGGTACTCAAGGCCAAGCAACAGATCGCCTTGCTGACTCCGCTGGTCGCCAACTGGGAACAGCATCAGCGCCTAGGCGCCGAACTCGACAAGCTGCGCGCCTGTCGCGAAGCGCTTGGCAGCTATATCGCCAGCCTCAAGGTGGAACACCTCGATGCCCGTCGCGCCGAGTTGCGCGAGGAGATCGACCGCCGCGCCACCCGCATCGCCCGGCTTGATGAACAGCTCCAAGGCTTGCGCCACCAGGAATTTGAACTCAAGCGCCAGATTGCCGAGAACGGCGGCGACCGTATCGAGCGTCTGCGCCAGCTCATCGACGAGAAAGCCCACGAGCGTGATCAGCGCCGCGACAAGGCCACGCACTATGAGCGCCTGCTCGCCACCATCGACCAGGTCCAGGCACGCGATGCCGACAGCTTTCTGACCCAGCGCCAGGGCTTTCAGGCGCTGCGCGAGCACGACGAGGCACGCGAGGCCGAGCTTCAAAATCAACTGACTGATCTGAGCTTTAATCTGCGGAAAATCCGCGACGAACACAGCGCGCTGAGCGAGGAACTCGACAGCCTGCGCGCGCGCCCGACCAACATCCCCAGCCCCCAGATCAAGCTACGCCAGACACTCTGCGACGCCCTCCGACTCGACCCGGACCGCCTGCCCTACGCCGGCGAACTGCTGCAGGTGCGCGAGCACGCGCGCGACTGGGAAGGCGCCGCCGAGCGTCTGCTGCGCAACTTCGGCCTGTCGCTGCTGGTGCCCGATGCCGAGTATGCCCGCATCGCCGACTGGGTGGATGGCACCGACCTGCGCGGGCGTCTGGTTTACTACCGGGTCCGCTTAGGTCCGGCCGGCACCCTGCCCGAGTTGCATCCCGACTCCCTGGTGCGCAAGCTCGACATCAAGCCGGAATCGCCCTTCTACCCCTGGCTCGAAGCCCAGCTCGCGCGCCGCTTCGATCTCGCCTGCTGCCAGACGCAAGAGCAATTCCGCCGCGAGACCCGCGCCATCACCCGCGCCGGGCAGATCAAGGGCGGCAGCGAACGCCATGAGAAAGACGACCGCCACGCCCTGCTCGATCGCAGCCGCTATGTGCTTGGCTGGACCAATGCCGCCAAAATCCGCGCGCTTGAGGACCGGCAGCAGGCGCTGGAGCACAGCATCGCCGAGCGTGGCGCCGAGGTCGCGCGCATACAGACCCGTCAGGCCGAATTGCGCACCCGTCTCAACGCCCTGTCGCGCCTGGAGGAATATCGCGACTTCCGCGAACTCGACTGGGCCGCCAGCGCGCTGGAGTTGGAGCGCCTCAAAGAGGAAAAACAGGCACTCGAAAGCGCCTCCGATCTGCTGCGCGCCCTTGAGCAGCAACTCAAGGAGCTGCAACAACGCATCACCGACAGCAACCACCAGCGCGATGTGCAGAAGGATAAGCGCTCCCGCGCCGAGACCAAGCTGGAAGCAACCGAGCAGGCACGCACCGCGGCCGAGGCCCAGGTCCAGGCCGGCACGACCGCGGGGCACGCCGCGCACTTCCCGGCACTCGACGCCCGCCGCGCCGAGCTACTGCCTGACCAGCCGCTGACCATCGAGAACGCCGACCAACAGGAACGCGACCTGCGCGCCTGGCACCAGAGCCGCATCGACAACCAAACCAAGCGCATGAACAGCCTGCGAGACCGCGTCACCCAGGCCATGACCGACTACAGGCACGCCTACCAGCTCGAAACCAGCGAGGTCGACGCCAGCATCGAGGCCGGCTTCGAGTACCAGCGCATGCTGCGCGAACTCGAGGCCGACGACCTGCCGCGCTTCGAGGCGCGCTTCAAGGAACTGCTGAACGAAAACACCATCCGCGAAGTCGCCAGCTTCCAGTCCCAGCTCGCGCGCGAACGCGAAACCATCCGCGAGCGTATCGACCGCATCAATGCCTCGCTCAGCCAGATCGACTACCAGCGCGGACGCTACATCCGCCTCGAGGCCCAGCCGACCACCGATGCCGATGTGCGCGACTTCCAGCACCAGCTACGCAGCTGCACCGAGGACGCCCTGACCGGCTCCGAGGACAACCAATACTCAGAGAAAAAATTCCTGCAAGTGCGCGACATCATCGACCGCTTCCGTGGCCGCGATGGCCAGAGCGAGTCGGATCGACGCTGGACCACCAAGGTCACCGACGTGCGCAACTGGTTTACCTTCGCCGCCAGCGAACGCTGGCGCGAGGACGACCAGGAATACGAGCACTATTCCGACTCCGGTGGCAAATCGGGTGGCCAGAAGGAGAAGCTCGCCTACACCATCCTCGCCGCCAGCCTGGCCTATCAGTTCGGCCTGGAATGGGGCGCGGTGCGGTCAAAGTCTTTCCGCTTCGTGGTCATTGACGAAGCCTTCGGTCGTGGCTCGGACGAATCCGCCCAATACGGCCTGCGGCTGTTCTCGGAACTCAACCTGCAACTGCTGATCGTCACCCCGCTGCAAAAAATTCACATCATCGAGCCCTATGTCGCTAGCGTCGGCTTCGTACATAACGAGGACGGGCGCGCATCGAAAATTCGCAATCTCAGCATCGAGGAATACCGCGCCGAGAAGGCGCGCCACAGCGGCCAGGTGCCTAACTCATCGCCGGCATTGGCGCCATCGGGCAGCTTAGACCAGGGCGCCGGATTGGGGCACGGGATCAGCCCTACCCAGCCGGCGGCCCAGCCGGCGGACCAACTGGCGCCCCAGTCAACTGACAGCCCCGCATGA
- a CDS encoding alpha/beta fold hydrolase, translating to MTPGYCAQRLGGDSASPRWLLLHGFTGSHADWRDTWPETRPALALDLPGHGQSPDPEGDFTAEIARLLAALPPSIEKIAGYSLGGRIALALMAAAPEHFRALIIVSTHPGLTNAAERATRCRQDQYWINMLRNHGIKRFAAAWQRQPLFHAQHLRAPQAVAEQHRRRLAQRPEGLAQALACFGLGRMPPTWDALRTYQGHLHWISGALDEKFRDLGERVRAPRPATTHDILPECGHNPLLEMPQGLKARLAGP from the coding sequence ATGACCCCCGGCTATTGCGCTCAAAGGCTTGGCGGAGACAGCGCATCGCCGCGCTGGCTGCTGCTCCATGGCTTCACCGGCAGTCACGCGGACTGGCGCGACACCTGGCCCGAAACCCGTCCGGCCCTGGCCCTGGACCTGCCAGGTCATGGCCAAAGCCCCGACCCTGAGGGCGATTTCACGGCGGAAATCGCCCGTCTGCTTGCCGCCCTGCCACCCAGCATCGAGAAAATCGCCGGCTACTCCCTCGGCGGGCGCATCGCCCTCGCGCTCATGGCCGCCGCGCCCGAGCATTTCCGCGCGCTCATCATCGTCTCCACCCATCCCGGCCTCACCAATGCCGCGGAACGCGCGACCCGTTGCCGGCAAGACCAGTATTGGATCAACATGCTACGAAACCATGGGATCAAGCGCTTTGCCGCCGCCTGGCAGCGCCAACCCTTGTTCCACGCCCAACACCTGCGCGCGCCCCAAGCCGTTGCCGAGCAACACCGTCGCCGGCTCGCGCAGCGCCCGGAAGGGCTCGCCCAGGCGCTGGCCTGCTTCGGCCTCGGGCGAATGCCACCCACCTGGGATGCCCTTCGAACTTACCAGGGCCATCTGCACTGGATCAGCGGCGCGCTGGATGAAAAATTCCGCGACCTCGGCGAGCGCGTGCGCGCCCCGCGCCCTGCCACCACCCACGACATCCTGCCCGAGTGTGGCCACAACCCCTTGCTCGAAATGCCGCAAGGGCTCAAGGCTCGGCTGGCGGGACCATGA
- the menC gene encoding o-succinylbenzoate synthase, producing the protein MEQRSAPLRLIPYRLPLRRPWRSAHGELNDRQGWLVTAGRGPHRGHGDCAPLPDAGTETLENAAARLAHWQARAHDQSDQQLLDALRAASPSPTPAADAAVETALLDQRARAAGLPLRALLHPTAAKVVHVPVNAALGTLIACTPRMLQQAARQGFRVVKLKVGTAPLEAELAHLRTLLAAAPHTCQLRLDANGAWDLPDAHRFLAALEHLPPQPNTGIPIIESLEEPLRQPRDEALAQLQAATSIPLALDESLPQHPWPTDASQFPVRRIILKPGVLGGLRPSLDRARLALTAGIQPLVTSLIDSAAGIWAAAELAAAITALSREIPEGADCHNLCQGLATADWLAADLGQPPSLSDGRLRLSARPGSGFLPFGKGDGATDPHVHAHAGDAADLGAGACDDAGANADLGPPA; encoded by the coding sequence ATGGAGCAAAGGTCGGCGCCACTGCGGCTTATTCCCTACCGCCTGCCGTTGCGTCGCCCCTGGCGCAGTGCCCATGGCGAACTGAATGACCGCCAGGGCTGGCTGGTCACTGCCGGTCGCGGACCCCATCGCGGCCATGGCGATTGCGCCCCCTTGCCGGACGCGGGCACCGAAACCCTGGAGAACGCCGCCGCCCGGCTCGCGCACTGGCAAGCCCGCGCCCACGACCAATCCGATCAGCAACTGCTCGACGCCCTGCGCGCGGCTTCGCCAAGCCCGACACCAGCCGCCGACGCCGCGGTGGAAACTGCCTTGCTTGACCAGCGCGCCAGAGCAGCCGGGCTGCCGCTAAGAGCCCTGCTGCATCCCACCGCGGCCAAGGTCGTCCATGTCCCGGTCAATGCCGCGCTTGGTACGCTGATCGCGTGCACGCCGCGGATGCTGCAACAGGCCGCGCGGCAGGGCTTTCGCGTGGTCAAGCTCAAGGTCGGCACCGCCCCACTGGAAGCCGAGCTCGCGCATCTGCGCACCTTGCTGGCGGCCGCGCCCCATACCTGCCAGTTGCGCCTGGATGCCAACGGGGCCTGGGATCTGCCCGACGCGCACCGTTTTCTCGCCGCGCTGGAGCACCTCCCTCCGCAACCCAACACCGGCATCCCGATTATTGAATCCCTGGAAGAACCCCTGCGTCAGCCGCGCGATGAGGCGCTGGCCCAACTGCAAGCCGCCACCTCCATCCCACTAGCGCTGGACGAGTCCCTGCCCCAGCATCCCTGGCCGACCGACGCCAGCCAATTCCCAGTGCGGCGCATCATCCTCAAGCCCGGCGTGCTCGGCGGCCTGCGCCCCAGTCTTGACCGCGCGCGCCTGGCACTGACCGCCGGCATCCAACCCCTGGTCACCAGCCTGATCGACTCCGCCGCCGGTATTTGGGCCGCCGCCGAGCTCGCCGCGGCCATCACCGCGCTCAGTCGCGAGATTCCAGAAGGCGCCGACTGCCACAACCTCTGCCAAGGGCTCGCGACGGCGGATTGGCTCGCCGCCGATCTCGGCCAACCACCGTCGCTGAGCGACGGGCGCTTGCGGCTGTCCGCTCGGCCGGGCAGCGGTTTCCTGCCTTTCGGCAAGGGCGATGGCGCCACCGATCCCCATGTCCATGCCCATGCCGGTGACGCTGCCGATCTCGGTGCCGGCGCCTGTGACGATGCCGGCGCAAATGCCGATCTTGGCCCTCCGGCATGA